The Blattabacterium cuenoti genome includes a region encoding these proteins:
- a CDS encoding 2-oxoglutarate dehydrogenase E1 component: MNDRYSFLNTFHFKHIEFLYKKYKEDPNSIESSWSAFFHGFDFGKENYKIKNEINKKEFLVYNLIHNYRKRGHFFTNTNPIKKKKKHFPSLDLKNFGLSEKELDIYFEIGKIIGLGKTSLKNIINRLEKIYCGSIGIEYMYISNPEKIQWIEKWFYEEKIEFSTEEKKFFLKKLNEAIAFENFIHNRFVGQKRFSIEGNESALPALEEMIAYASEKYLTEDFIIGMSHRGRINILSNFFKKNYSQIFIEFQGKKYKEKNFSGDVKYHLGFSKKRKTRKGKYVKMNLVPNPSHLESVDAIVEGITRAKIDIVYNRNVNSEKIIPILIHGDAALSGQGIVYEVLQLSKLKGYKTGGTIHIVINNQIGFTTNYTEGRSSIYCTDVAKTIMAPVLHVNADDVESVVRAIYFAVDFRMHYHEDVFIDLLGYRKYGHNEGDEPRFTQPSLYKTISKHPNSYNLYRKKLEKEKIINNNDVKNMEKEYENILDTKYRESNNIKWNVLNSFLEEEWKDFPIIKEKVLEEIDTRFSFEKIIRISNQIFSLPKNKKFFKKTEFIFQKRLDMIKKELVDWSMAELLSYGTLLYEGIHIRLSGEDVARGTFSQRHAVIKTEEEEEIILLNQICTKQGKIQIFNSPLSEYGVLGFDYGYAMYSPHVLTLWEAQFGDFVNGGQIIIDQYISSGEEKWKIRNGIVLLLPHGYEGQGPEHSSARIERYLQLCANNNLFVVNCSTPSNFYHLIRRQMKLKYRKPLIIFTPKSLLRNPKCLSTIKDLSTGLFQEILDDPYVKDVKRITKLIFCSGKIYYDLLNQKESIKDEKTALIRIEQIYPLKTEKIQRIIEKYKNQKKIFWVQEEPENMGLWSFILRKLGKVISFNLISPSESSSPSTGSYLDFLMIQKKILKKAFF; the protein is encoded by the coding sequence ATGAATGATAGATATTCTTTTCTAAATACCTTCCATTTTAAACATATAGAATTCCTATACAAAAAATACAAAGAAGATCCTAATTCAATAGAATCAAGTTGGAGTGCTTTTTTTCATGGATTTGATTTTGGAAAAGAAAACTATAAAATAAAAAATGAAATTAATAAAAAAGAATTTTTAGTATATAATTTAATTCACAATTATAGAAAAAGAGGTCATTTTTTCACGAATACAAATCCTATAAAAAAGAAAAAAAAACATTTTCCTTCTTTAGATTTAAAAAATTTTGGATTATCTGAAAAAGAATTAGATATATATTTTGAAATTGGAAAGATAATAGGATTAGGAAAAACTTCATTAAAAAATATAATTAATCGTTTAGAAAAAATTTATTGTGGATCGATAGGAATCGAATATATGTACATTTCTAATCCAGAAAAAATTCAATGGATTGAAAAATGGTTTTATGAAGAAAAAATCGAATTTTCTACAGAAGAGAAAAAATTTTTTTTGAAAAAATTAAATGAGGCTATTGCATTTGAAAATTTTATTCACAATAGGTTTGTAGGACAAAAAAGATTTTCTATAGAAGGAAATGAATCTGCATTACCTGCATTGGAAGAAATGATAGCATATGCATCTGAAAAATATCTAACTGAAGATTTTATAATTGGAATGTCACATAGAGGTCGTATTAACATCCTTTCTAATTTCTTTAAAAAAAATTATTCTCAAATATTTATCGAGTTCCAAGGAAAAAAATATAAAGAAAAAAATTTTTCTGGCGATGTGAAATATCATTTAGGATTTTCTAAAAAAAGAAAAACTAGAAAAGGAAAATATGTTAAAATGAATTTAGTTCCTAATCCTTCTCATTTGGAATCTGTTGATGCCATTGTAGAAGGAATCACACGTGCTAAAATAGATATTGTTTATAATAGAAACGTTAATTCTGAAAAAATTATTCCTATTCTGATTCATGGAGACGCAGCATTGTCCGGTCAAGGAATTGTGTATGAAGTGCTTCAGTTATCTAAATTAAAAGGATATAAAACAGGAGGAACAATTCATATTGTAATAAATAACCAAATAGGATTTACCACGAATTACACTGAAGGTCGTTCTAGTATATATTGTACTGATGTAGCTAAAACTATTATGGCCCCAGTATTACATGTTAATGCAGATGATGTAGAATCTGTTGTACGCGCAATCTATTTTGCGGTAGATTTTAGAATGCATTATCATGAAGATGTATTCATAGATCTATTGGGATATAGAAAATATGGACATAATGAAGGAGACGAACCTAGATTTACTCAACCTTCTTTATATAAAACTATATCGAAACATCCTAATTCCTACAATTTATACAGAAAAAAATTAGAAAAAGAAAAAATTATTAATAATAATGATGTAAAAAATATGGAAAAAGAATATGAAAATATTCTTGATACGAAATATCGTGAATCAAATAATATTAAGTGGAACGTATTAAATTCTTTTTTAGAAGAAGAATGGAAAGATTTTCCTATAATCAAAGAAAAAGTTTTGGAAGAAATAGATACGCGATTTTCTTTTGAAAAAATTATAAGAATATCTAATCAAATTTTTTCTCTTCCTAAGAATAAAAAATTTTTTAAAAAAACAGAATTTATTTTTCAAAAGAGATTAGATATGATTAAAAAGGAATTGGTGGACTGGAGTATGGCAGAATTACTGTCTTATGGAACGCTTTTATATGAAGGAATTCATATTCGTTTATCAGGAGAAGATGTAGCAAGAGGTACATTTTCTCAACGTCATGCTGTAATAAAAACAGAAGAAGAAGAAGAAATTATTCTTCTTAATCAAATCTGTACAAAACAAGGGAAAATTCAAATTTTTAATTCTCCTCTTTCAGAATATGGAGTTTTGGGTTTTGATTATGGATATGCTATGTATTCCCCTCATGTTTTAACTTTATGGGAAGCTCAATTCGGAGATTTTGTTAATGGAGGACAAATTATAATAGATCAATATATTTCTTCTGGAGAAGAAAAATGGAAAATTAGAAATGGAATTGTCTTACTATTGCCTCATGGATATGAAGGACAAGGACCAGAACATTCTTCTGCACGTATTGAACGATATTTACAACTTTGTGCTAATAATAATTTGTTCGTAGTTAATTGCAGTACTCCAAGTAATTTTTATCATCTAATTAGAAGACAAATGAAATTAAAATATAGAAAGCCTCTTATAATTTTTACTCCTAAAAGTTTACTTAGAAATCCTAAATGTTTATCTACAATAAAAGATCTTTCTACAGGTTTATTTCAGGAAATATTAGATGATCCTTATGTAAAAGATGTAAAAAGAATTACAAAATTAATTTTTTGTTCTGGTAAAATATATTATGATTTGTTAAATCAAAAAGAATCTATTAAAGATGAAAAAACTGCATTAATTCGCATAGAACAAATTTATCCATTGAAAACAGAAAAAATACAAAGAATTATAGAAAAATATAAGAATCAAAAAAAAATTTTTTGGGTACAAGAAGAACCAGAAAATATGGGATTATGGAGTTTTATTTTGAGAAAATTAGGAAAAGTCATCTCATTTAATTTAATATCTCCATCTGAAAGTTCTAGTCCATCTACAGGATCTTATCTGGATTTTTTAATGATCCAAAAAAAAATTTTAAAAAAAGCTTTTTTTTGA